DNA from Halomonas sp. GFAJ-1:
GTGCGCAAGCTGCTTCTCGTTCATATACTCTTCACCCGGCGCTGGCTCGTACGGGGTAAAGGACTTGGACGCTTCCGGTTTCTTTTCCGCTACTGGCATGGGAGTGCCCCTTACGTATGTGACTGCTGATCGACCATGAGCGTGTGTCACGATCTCACGCCAAAGGGATGCTTGTTTAGCTGAAAACTGACCGTGTTGCAAGCATAATGATCGGTCTTATACTAAGGTATTACAGTTTATTTGGCCTCGCCCATGCTTCTCTACTGGGCCTTTATAACTGCGTTTTTATGGACATAAGGTGAAGGAGACACTATGGCCTGGAATTCCCGCGTGAGTCATGTCGCACCCTTTCGCGTGATGCACTTATTGGAGATGGCTCAGGCCCGCGAGGCCCAAGGCCATGATGTGATTCACTTGGAGGTGGGGGAGCCTGATTTTGCGACGCCTGAGCCTGTTGTGGCGGCGGGCCAGCAAGCCCTGGCCACAGGCAAAACACGCTATACACCGGCGGCTGGTTTAGCGACGCTGCGCGAAGCCATTGCAGGCCACTACGCCGAGCACTTCAATGCCAGCGTTGATCCTTCGCGTATTCTGGTAACCCCTGGAGCATCAGGCGCGCTGCTGTTGGCCAGCCAGCTATTGGTAGAAACCGGCGACCGGGTTCTTATGGCTGACCCCAACTATCCCTGTAATCGCCATTTTATGGCCTTGGCAGGGGCGGAGGTGGATGCCATACCGGTAGGTCGCCAGAGCGGCTGGCAGTTGAACGCCCCGCTGATTGAGAAACACTGGCAAGAGAAAACGCGGCTGGCGATGCTGGCAAGCCCGTCGAATCCCACCGGCCACACGCTCGGAGCAGAAGCGCTAACGGCCGTCTTTAAAACGGTAGCGGCCAGAGGTGGCGAGGTCATCGTTGACGAGATTTATCAGGGTTTAAATTACGACGATGCGCCGTTGTCTGCGACATCGCTCTCTGATCAAGCCTTTGTGGTTAACAGCTTTTCAAAATACTTTGGCATGACCGGCTGGCGCTTGGGCTGGCTGGTGGCGCCGGAACATGCGGTAGAGCCGCTAACCCGGTTAGCGCAAAACGTTTTTCTGGCTGCGCCGACGCCTTCCCAACATGCCGCACTTGCCGCCTTTACGCCTGAATGCCGAGACATTCTCGAAACACGCCGTGCAACGCTAAAGCAGCGCCGCCAAGTGCTGCTTGATGGGTTAGCGCAGCTGGGCCTAGCGCCCGATCTTCCTCCTCAAGGGGCATTTTATCTATGGCTAGACATCTCCCGCTATAGCCGAGATAGCCAAGCGTTTTGCGAGCGGTTACTGATAGAGGAAAACGTCGCTATTACCCCTGGCATTGATTTTGCCCTTGAAGGCGGTGAACACCACGTGCGCATTGCCTTCACCAATGATGTGGCGCGGTTAGAGGAGGCTGTGGTGCGGATTGCCCGCTTTGTGAGTCGATTATGATCGCCTATGAGGGGTTAGAGCCCGGCGTACTGCTGCGCCGCTACAAGCGCTTTTTGGCGGATGTACGTTTGGAAAGTGGCCAAGAGGTAGTCGCCCACTGCCCGAATACTGGCTCAATGAAAGCCGTCAATGTGCCGGGCTGTCGGGTGTGGCTTTCGCCCAGCGACAACCCAAAGCGCAAGCTGGCCTGGACCTGGGAGTGGATTGAGTTGCCCCAGTTAGATGGCACCACGGCGCTGGCCTCGGTGCATACCGGGCGGGCAAATCGTATTGTGGAAGCGGCGATTGAGGCAGGCGATATTACGCCACTGGCGGGCTATCAAACGCTCAAGCGGGAAGTGAACGTTGATGATGCTCGGCTCGATTTTCGTCTGGACGACCCAGAACGCGGTGTGGCCTATGTCGAAGTAAAGCAGGTAACGCTGAAAGAAGCCGATGGTCAAGGCTACTT
Protein-coding regions in this window:
- a CDS encoding aminotransferase; translated protein: MAWNSRVSHVAPFRVMHLLEMAQAREAQGHDVIHLEVGEPDFATPEPVVAAGQQALATGKTRYTPAAGLATLREAIAGHYAEHFNASVDPSRILVTPGASGALLLASQLLVETGDRVLMADPNYPCNRHFMALAGAEVDAIPVGRQSGWQLNAPLIEKHWQEKTRLAMLASPSNPTGHTLGAEALTAVFKTVAARGGEVIVDEIYQGLNYDDAPLSATSLSDQAFVVNSFSKYFGMTGWRLGWLVAPEHAVEPLTRLAQNVFLAAPTPSQHAALAAFTPECRDILETRRATLKQRRQVLLDGLAQLGLAPDLPPQGAFYLWLDISRYSRDSQAFCERLLIEENVAITPGIDFALEGGEHHVRIAFTNDVARLEEAVVRIARFVSRL
- a CDS encoding sugar fermentation stimulation protein SfsA, which gives rise to MMIAYEGLEPGVLLRRYKRFLADVRLESGQEVVAHCPNTGSMKAVNVPGCRVWLSPSDNPKRKLAWTWEWIELPQLDGTTALASVHTGRANRIVEAAIEAGDITPLAGYQTLKREVNVDDARLDFRLDDPERGVAYVEVKQVTLKEADGQGYFPDSVSVRGTKHLHTLTALAEQGERAVLLFCVAHEGIADVAPAAHIDPVYAAALAKAVKAGVEVLAYGITLQWSAEKPVAVRLTRRLPVRL